In the genome of Mytilus edulis chromosome 3, xbMytEdul2.2, whole genome shotgun sequence, one region contains:
- the LOC139515402 gene encoding interaptin-like, producing the protein MEIARRRSDRVKGKKVLFTPCKTVSNTATKNKKSNSNSSINEKTVDYELNKRKAVSKKLDAAERLYTVKTEISPGNLVLIFSAAAYEEFKVITQSVVNNTGLQINKTETKDKLGAIVSESLAIHNGSTKLFVLNFFNTTTKVLLNGNQSYIKEFITTALGDILCILDRNSKFSLINNQIREYCKMFLDNTQQSNLDTASKDEQGVQILSKKSMVSSKQQTVGTCSNIKSKTIQSDILCPTCKKVCGNDSKAVECDICNVWVHYSCEKLGLSDIHVIENDLTAEYICISCKQLRALQADCVAGGSISDNSNDSNKGEEMPRSSLSSADINPMARGSVVSGVTIIHKDNRLFSNNNSTNDEDINKDNSRSDSSYSSVQMGSNILKEEIISLKLEITHKDKGIKQKDSQIYKLQTEVSTQKKELAASRAYAIKLENDIRDLEHSLLIQKQKQSSSVNADFNRQSPFSDNSNKSESENLKSWFLEQRMRQMELEICKQDNKISNLSDKLLDLRFDNNNQSTRSRQRQNRGRQNNANKYSRNERSQFDRHSENKHCKFQNDFADFSGGMSFRHDESQPNSLHIDTSGSENETNSVVNGQTNNSDNFLGNIHSRGKSKCQTQARKRFHEKSEQIYIPPRKQMKQVPPRFQRLQQEKLGCTQRDNLMMPTMGQSTKM; encoded by the coding sequence ATGGAAATTGCCAGAAGAAGAAGTGACCGAGTTAAAGGCAAGAAAGTATTGTTTACTCCCTGTAAAACTGTATCTAATActgcaacaaaaaacaagaagTCTAATAGTAATAGTAGTATTAATGAAAAAACTGTTGattatgaattaaataaaagaaagGCTGTTAGCAAGAAGCTTGATGCTGCCGAACGGTTGTATACAGTAAAAACTGAAATAAGTCCAGGTAATCTGGTCCTTATCTTCTCTGCTGCTGCTTATGAAGAATTCAAAGTTATAACACAGTCAGTTGTAAACAACACTGGTCTGCAGATAAATAAGACTGAGACTAAGGATAAATTAGGTGCCATTGTATCTGAATCACTGGCGATCCATAATGGAAgcacaaaattatttgttttgaacttttttaatACCACAACAAAAGTCCTTCTGAATGGCAACCAATCATATATAAAGGAATTTATAACCACTGCTCTCGGGGACATATTGTGTATTCTTGACCGTAACTCCAAATTTAGTCTTATAAACAATCAAATCAGAGAATattgtaaaatgtttttagataacaCGCAACAAAGTAATCTGGACACAGCAAGTAAAGATGAGCAAGGGGTACAGATTTTAAGTAAGAAGTCAATGGTTAGTTCTAAACAACAGACAGTGGGGACCTGTTCTAATATTAAGTCAAAAACTATTCAAAGTGACATCTTATGTCCAACATGTAAGAAGGTCTGTGGAAATGACTCAAAGGCAGTAGAGTGTGACATATGTAATGTATGGGTCCATTATAGCTGTGAAAAACTTGGTCTAAGTGACattcatgtaattgaaaatgACTTAACAGCAGAGTATATCTGTATAAGCTGCAAACAGTTGAGAGCCTTGCAGGCTGATTGTGTAGCAGGAGGGTCTATCTCTGATAATAGTAATGACTCAAATAAGGGGGAAGAAATGCCAAGATCGTCCCTCTCAAGTGCTGATATTAACCCCATGGCTCGGGGGTCGGTTGTTTCTGGTGTTACTATAATACATAAAGACAATAGACTGTTTTCTAATAATAATTCCACAAATGATGAGGATATAAATAAGGACAATTCAAGAAGTGATAGCTCCTATAGTTCCGTACAAATGggttcaaacattttaaaagaagaaataaTCTCTCTAAAATTAGAAATTACTCATAAAGATAAAGGAATCAAGCAAAAGGACAGtcaaatttataagttacaaacAGAAGTGTCCACTCAGAAAAAAGAGCTTGCAGCAAGTAGAGCGTATGCTATAAAACTGGAAAATGACATTAGGGATTTAGAACACTCTTTgttaattcaaaaacaaaaacaaagttcaAGCGTGAATGCGGACTTTAACAGGCAAAGTCCTTTTAGTGATAATAGTAATAAATCCGAATCAGAAAACTTAAAAAGTTGGTTTCTTGAACAGAGGATGAGGCAAATGGAATTGGAAATTTGTAAACaagataataaaataagtaatctAAGTGATAAACTGTTGGACTTGAGATTTGACAACAATAATCAATCAACACGGTCTCGACAAAGGCAAAATAGAGGGAGGCAAAATAATGCTAATAAGTACAGTAGAAACGAAAGGTCTCAATTTGATAGACATAGTGAAAACAAGCACTGTAAATTTCAGAATGATTTTGCAGATTTTAGTGGGGGTATGTCATTTCGGCACGATGAATCCCAACCCAATAGTCTTCACATTGATACTAGTGGTAGTGAAAATGAGACCAATTCTGTGGTTAATGGTCAAACAAACAATAGTGATAATTTTTTAGGGAATATTCATTCCAGGGGGAAATCAAAATGTCAAACACAAGCAAGGAAAAGATTTCACGAGAAATCGGAGCAAATATATATACCCCCAAGAAAGCAAATGAAACAAGTACCGCCGAGGTTCCAACGTCTTCAACAGGAAAAGTTGGGTTGCACACAGAGAGACAATTTAATGATGCCCACAATGGGTCAATCCACAAAAATGTAG